A region of the Actinomycetota bacterium genome:
TGCTCGACGCCGGCACCCAGGCGGTAGCCGTCGACATTGCTGTCGAACTCGAACTGATCGCCCGTGTCCTGACCCTGGAACGCGCCCTCGATGCTGGTGTTGGTGTAACCAGCCTTGGCATAGACCAGCGTGGTGGGGGCAACCTTCATGCCGATCCGTCCGCCGACGTAAAGGTCGCGGCCGGTCTCGATGCGCGAGGAGAAGGGAGCGTCGATCGACTCGTCGAAGCGGTACTGCCAGATCCCCCGTCCGTAGGCCGCGACGGTCACGAGGTCGCGGTCCTGGGGCGTGACCTCGATCGAGCTGATGGGGACCGCCGGCAGACCGGGCATCGGCACGAACGCGTCCTCGCCAGGCTGGACGCCGTCGGCGTCCGAGATGAACGCGCCCACGTCCGTGCCCACGAGCAGTTGGTCGTCACCCCGGAGGGTCACCCACGTCGCCGTGACGTCCGGCAGGTTCGACGTGATGTCGGTGAAGGTCTCGCCTGCATCGTGGGAGACGAACAGGTGGCCGGTGCCGATGTCGTCGTTGGTGTCGCCGAGCGACCCGGGCGGGGTCCATTCACGGGTGTAGCCGCCGAGCGTGACGTAGACCGTCTTCGCGTCCTCGGGGTCGATCTCGATCGACGTGATGTACCGGTTCGGCAGACCCTCGGCGCGGGCGAAGTGCCAGCCCTGCGAGGTCATCCGGCCGGGGACATCCTCAGCGGCCACGTTCGTGGCGATCCCGTTCTTGAACGGGATGTCGGTGTTGAGGATGTCGCAGGTCCCGCAGAAGCCGACGTACGCGTTGTCCCGCTCGAGGTCCACCGCGCTCATGGAGTTCGCGGGGTCCGTGTCGCTCGCCTCGGCGTCCGGGTCACCGGGGTGGTTCACCGTCCCGAGATCGAACACGTAGCGCCAATCCGACGGCTGCGGCAGCGTGGTCGGGTCGTCGCCGGAGGGCGGGCTCGTGGTCCCGGGACCGAACACGGTCTCGGCGACCTGACGACCAGCCGTCATCAGGTGGGTCGACCTGGACGGGTCCATCACGAACGGGTTCGAGAACTTCGAGGCATCGACGCCCGGTGCCAGACCGGACCAGGTGAGACCGCCGTCGGACGTGACGCGCATGGCCGCGAACGGGGTCTCGCTGTAGGCGATGTCGGAGTTGTCGGGGTCGGTAGCCACGAAGAAGCCGTCTCCACCGAACGTCTCGTACTTGAGGAAGCGCTCACCGTTGAACCGGTCGGAGAAGCGCTCCACCTCGTCCGCGTCCTCGGGGACCGGCTTCGGGTCGGGATCGATCTTGGCGGAGCCGTTGTCCTGGAGGCCGAACCAGACGGTGTTGTCCTTCGAGGTCTGGGCGTGGTACGGCAGCAGCGTGTTGAAGCCGTCGTTGCGGCCAGCCCCCCAGTTCGCGTTATCGAAGGCCTGACCGGCCTCGACGTCCTGCCGGTACACGCCACCGTCGTTCCCGACGATCAGGGACACCCCACCCTCGCCGAACGGGAGGAAGGTCACCGCGTGCTGATCCGGGTGGGTCGTGTAGGTGTTCGGGGTGGTCCGATCGGCGATGCACGGCGCACCGACCGTCAGGAACAGGCAGGTATCACCGCTGAAGTAGCGGCCGATGACCTTCCACTCGGTGTCACCCGCACCCTCCTGGGGGTTGGGAACACCCGCGTCGGCATCCTCGTTCTGCCAGACCTCCTCGAGGCAGAGGATCACCCTGGTCGGGATCCCGCCCAGTTGGCGCGTGGGGTCGGGGTGGATGCACAGGTTGTACCAAGCCTGCACGCCGGGCTGGAAGCCGAAGGCGGTGAGGGCTGGGACGACGATGCGCAGCGACGACCCGCTGTCCGGGTCGGAGGCGAGGTGCTGCCCGTCGACCAACCGGACCCACGACGAGCCGAAGTCGCTCGAGACGTACAGCCCTTCGAGCGCGGTCCCCGGGACGGGAGCGACCTCACCCTCGGGGACGTCGATCGCACCCACGCCGTTGTTCAGCGCGACCGCGTCCTGGACCGCGGCGTACAGGTAGTTGTGGTTCTGCTCCTCACCGATCGTCGGACCCAGCTCGATGCGGCCGATCCGCTCCTTCTCGGTGAAGCCGGCGGCC
Encoded here:
- a CDS encoding glycoside hydrolase, with amino-acid sequence MRSVLTRSGVPLALVATAAFVASLLPTAPAGEPAAPAAAAASAEECPRGFTPYEEFQAQERQMRLAQQDAASDLRAKAYAYLEAYNAETGQELGPSGLCINDKHPEELGELALRAADRAMPRMAPAGQWEPGAFAAALEQRQEMEALAVPASAAGNATPYGKGPLIVDDPRYGVSDLGLADNMGRVDDFAYDNRTGRLFAAVGTGGVWVTTDRGDNWTSLNENLPNTTTSAIAWTPHGGGDGTIVAVTGDHTFGSYAFVGTGAYYTRDLGATWNRSNGIPDGALAFAAETHPLRPNEIYVGTSVGLFRSTDGGANFSVVALPVGPTTDDGQPCDGVTDIMARPDCTFANHVTDVVIQAPGGASALVNGEEPVVVAAVGWRGGEHVAEGTDVTQAPNNGIYRSTDGGNSFTYVTPPPADTAAGFTEKERIGRIELGPTIGEEQNHNYLYAAVQDAVALNNGVGAIDVPEGEVAPVPGTALEGLYVSSDFGSSWVRLVDGQHLASDPDSGSSLRIVVPALTAFGFQPGVQAWYNLCIHPDPTRQLGGIPTRVILCLEEVWQNEDADAGVPNPQEGAGDTEWKVIGRYFSGDTCLFLTVGAPCIADRTTPNTYTTHPDQHAVTFLPFGEGGVSLIVGNDGGVYRQDVEAGQAFDNANWGAGRNDGFNTLLPYHAQTSKDNTVWFGLQDNGSAKIDPDPKPVPEDADEVERFSDRFNGERFLKYETFGGDGFFVATDPDNSDIAYSETPFAAMRVTSDGGLTWSGLAPGVDASKFSNPFVMDPSRSTHLMTAGRQVAETVFGPGTTSPPSGDDPTTLPQPSDWRYVFDLGTVNHPGDPDAEASDTDPANSMSAVDLERDNAYVGFCGTCDILNTDIPFKNGIATNVAAEDVPGRMTSQGWHFARAEGLPNRYITSIEIDPEDAKTVYVTLGGYTREWTPPGSLGDTNDDIGTGHLFVSHDAGETFTDITSNLPDVTATWVTLRGDDQLLVGTDVGAFISDADGVQPGEDAFVPMPGLPAVPISSIEVTPQDRDLVTVAAYGRGIWQYRFDESIDAPFSSRIETGRDLYVGGRIGMKVAPTTLVYAKAGYTNTSIEGAFQGQDTGDQFEFDSNVDGYRLGAGVE